One part of the Homo sapiens chromosome 19, GRCh38.p14 Primary Assembly genome encodes these proteins:
- the CLPP gene encoding ATP-dependent Clp protease proteolytic subunit, mitochondrial isoform X1, which produces MWPGILVGGARVASCRYPALGPRLAAHFPAQRPPQRTLQNGLALQRCLHATATRALPLIPIVVEQTVRRPGGDTVRGLRAGWGSAGCPGPSPPSFYPQGRGERAYDIYSRLLRERIVCVMGPIDDSVASLVIAQLLFLQSESNKKPIHMYINSPGGVVTAGLAIYDTMQYILNPICTWCVGQAASMGSLLLAAGTPGMRHSLPNSRIMIHQPSGGARGQATDIAIQAEEIMKLKKQLYNIYAKHTKQSLQVIESAMERDRYMSPMEAQEFGILDKVLVHPPQDGEDEPTLVQKEPVEAAPAAEPVPAST; this is translated from the exons ATGTGGCCCGGAATATTGGTAGGGGGGGCCCGGGTGGCGTCATGCAGGTACCCCGCGCTGGGGCCTCGCCTCGCCGCTCACTTTCCAGCGCAGCGGCCGCCGCAGCGGACACTCCAGAACGGCCTGGCCCTGCAGCGGTGCCTGCACGCGACGGCGACCCGGGCTCTCCCGCTCATTCCCATCGTGGTGGAGCAGACGGTACGGCGGCCGGGCGGGGACACGGTTCGGGGGCTCCGGGCTGGGTGGGGATCGGCTGGCTGCCCCGGCCCCTCACCTCCATCTTTCTACCCCCAGGGTCGCGGCGAGCGCGCCTATGACATCTACTCGCGGCTGCTGCGGGAGCGCATCGTGTGCGTCATGGGCCCG ATCGATGACAGCGTTGCCAGCCTTGTTATCGCACAGCTCCTCTTCCTGCAATCCGAGAGCAACAAGAAGCCCATCCACATGTACATCAACAGCCCTG GTGGTGTGGTGACCGCGGGCCTGGCCATCTACGACACGATGCAGTACATCCTCAACCCGATCTGCACCTGGTGCGTGGGCCAGGCCGCCAGCATGGGCTCCCTGCTTCTCGCCGCCGGCACCCCAGGCATGCGCCACTCGCTCCCCAACTCCCGTATCATGATCCACCAGCCCTCAGGAGGCGCCCGG GGCCAAGCCACAGACATTGCCATCCAGGCAGAGGAGATCATGAAGCTCAAGAAGCAGCTCTATAACATCTACGCCAAGCACACCAAACAGAGCCTGCAGGTGATCG AGTCCGCCATGGAGAGGGACCGCTACATGAGCCCCATGGAGGCCCAGGAGTTTGGCATCTTAGACAAGGTTCTGGTCCACCCTCCCCAGGACGGTGAGGATGAGCCCACGCTGGTGCAGAAGGAGCCTGTAGAAGCAGCGCCGGCAGCAGAACCTGTCCCAGCTAGCACCTGA
- the CLPP gene encoding ATP-dependent Clp protease proteolytic subunit, mitochondrial precursor, translating into MWPGILVGGARVASCRYPALGPRLAAHFPAQRPPQRTLQNGLALQRCLHATATRALPLIPIVVEQTGRGERAYDIYSRLLRERIVCVMGPIDDSVASLVIAQLLFLQSESNKKPIHMYINSPGGVVTAGLAIYDTMQYILNPICTWCVGQAASMGSLLLAAGTPGMRHSLPNSRIMIHQPSGGARGQATDIAIQAEEIMKLKKQLYNIYAKHTKQSLQVIESAMERDRYMSPMEAQEFGILDKVLVHPPQDGEDEPTLVQKEPVEAAPAAEPVPAST; encoded by the exons ATGTGGCCCGGAATATTGGTAGGGGGGGCCCGGGTGGCGTCATGCAGGTACCCCGCGCTGGGGCCTCGCCTCGCCGCTCACTTTCCAGCGCAGCGGCCGCCGCAGCGGACACTCCAGAACGGCCTGGCCCTGCAGCGGTGCCTGCACGCGACGGCGACCCGGGCTCTCCCGCTCATTCCCATCGTGGTGGAGCAGACG GGTCGCGGCGAGCGCGCCTATGACATCTACTCGCGGCTGCTGCGGGAGCGCATCGTGTGCGTCATGGGCCCG ATCGATGACAGCGTTGCCAGCCTTGTTATCGCACAGCTCCTCTTCCTGCAATCCGAGAGCAACAAGAAGCCCATCCACATGTACATCAACAGCCCTG GTGGTGTGGTGACCGCGGGCCTGGCCATCTACGACACGATGCAGTACATCCTCAACCCGATCTGCACCTGGTGCGTGGGCCAGGCCGCCAGCATGGGCTCCCTGCTTCTCGCCGCCGGCACCCCAGGCATGCGCCACTCGCTCCCCAACTCCCGTATCATGATCCACCAGCCCTCAGGAGGCGCCCGG GGCCAAGCCACAGACATTGCCATCCAGGCAGAGGAGATCATGAAGCTCAAGAAGCAGCTCTATAACATCTACGCCAAGCACACCAAACAGAGCCTGCAGGTGATCG AGTCCGCCATGGAGAGGGACCGCTACATGAGCCCCATGGAGGCCCAGGAGTTTGGCATCTTAGACAAGGTTCTGGTCCACCCTCCCCAGGACGGTGAGGATGAGCCCACGCTGGTGCAGAAGGAGCCTGTAGAAGCAGCGCCGGCAGCAGAACCTGTCCCAGCTAGCACCTGA